A window of the Vibrio pomeroyi genome harbors these coding sequences:
- a CDS encoding zonular occludens toxin domain-containing protein: protein MSESLTPDIITPVLSPPTAALLLEKFLQKPFSEFVDYLPKDFSELFYSRWLPVDPDSFEVGDVDDCERTQLDENNRLLYPFDFYGAFMRHRKYQWDIVMLTPDYTAIPTWLKGCAGEAYSHRSTDTFFRSRKPRIFNHSPKSTKTAPSTKADMASSTTKKIPVDVFALYQSTGTGGFNATKPDISVLKSPKFILAILIGVVAIGKFLWDLSYVLSDSDVGEVQTVDAPAAVPNSPTLSTPANVPVSENVPIQDGKSSVCVGSSNATSQASAESLPDAVNPFFDAFPVFNGSTAVYLTSVNRTVYPKGFGEYSDFVFRIDKGVDTFYIRSAILNRYGYRFELIDDCLIQVRSKSVSRVLTCPPTSSGVAIASESNDLMNGRVEDVQRSVDIFSM, encoded by the coding sequence ATGTCCGAGTCACTCACGCCCGACATCATCACGCCGGTATTATCGCCACCCACCGCAGCACTACTGCTGGAGAAGTTCTTACAAAAGCCCTTCTCTGAGTTCGTAGATTACCTACCTAAAGACTTTTCAGAACTGTTCTATTCTCGTTGGCTTCCAGTTGACCCTGATTCGTTTGAAGTGGGTGACGTTGATGATTGCGAACGAACCCAACTCGATGAAAATAACAGACTGCTCTACCCGTTCGACTTCTACGGTGCATTCATGCGACATAGAAAATACCAATGGGATATTGTCATGCTTACACCTGATTACACCGCAATCCCCACTTGGTTAAAAGGGTGTGCCGGTGAAGCTTATTCTCACCGCTCCACAGATACTTTCTTTCGAAGTCGTAAGCCTAGGATTTTTAACCATTCTCCAAAATCAACTAAGACAGCTCCTTCCACTAAGGCCGACATGGCCAGTAGTACAACCAAAAAGATTCCTGTTGATGTGTTCGCGCTTTATCAGTCCACAGGAACCGGAGGCTTTAACGCAACTAAACCCGATATCTCGGTTTTGAAGTCTCCTAAATTTATTCTTGCGATCCTTATCGGTGTCGTGGCCATTGGCAAATTTCTATGGGATTTATCTTATGTACTATCTGATTCTGATGTGGGTGAAGTTCAAACGGTTGATGCGCCAGCTGCCGTTCCCAACTCGCCTACTCTATCTACTCCGGCTAACGTTCCAGTATCTGAAAATGTTCCTATCCAAGATGGGAAAAGTTCTGTTTGTGTGGGTTCTAGCAATGCTACTTCTCAAGCTTCTGCTGAAAGTCTTCCTGATGCTGTGAATCCTTTCTTTGATGCTTTTCCAGTATTCAACGGCTCTACAGCGGTCTATCTTACGTCAGTAAATAGAACGGTTTATCCAAAGGGGTTTGGTGAGTATTCTGATTTTGTCTTTAGGATAGATAAAGGTGTAGACACCTTTTATATACGCTCGGCTATATTGAACCGCTACGGCTACCGCTTCGAATTGATTGATGATTGTTTGATTCAAGTGCGTTCTAAATCAGTGTCTAGGGTTTTAACATGTCCACCTACATCGAGTGGCGTTGCTATCGCTTCTGAAAGCAACGACTTGATGAATGGTAGAGTTGAAGACGTACAAAGGTCTGTTGATATCTTCAGTATGTAA